In the Mesoplodon densirostris isolate mMesDen1 chromosome 11, mMesDen1 primary haplotype, whole genome shotgun sequence genome, GCTTGCTAAGAACCAATTTAGATGAAAGTGACGTCCAGCCTGTGAAGGAGCAGCTCGCCCAAGCTATGTTCGACCACATTCCTGTCGGGGTGGGGTCGAAAGGCGTCATCCCGATGAATGCCAAGTAAGAACAAGAGCTGCTAGTAAAGGGAGGGAGAGATAATAATCACACGACCCTCACGTTCATTTCCAGTGTAGGACACTTAGGAGATGGGGATTGTTCAGTCACTGTTGAGGAAGTGGTAACgaattgtttttttaagtatgaGGTCTGTAACGTTCATTAGAGACATTAGTCAATTCATGTTCATCATGACAGCCTTTGACGTATGGTAGAATTCATAATAGAATAATATCCActgatgtttactgagcacttcctcTATGCAGAGCACTGTGCTGTAGTGTAGGTGTATATCATTTTGTGTAGATAATAACCCTAATACCATTCCTAGTTCACaagaaaggaaactgaagtttaaagAGATAACACTAAATAAGCTAGTAAGtaaagtcaggattcaaaccaagGATCCTCTGGCTTCAGAGGCTGTATCCTGAACCCCACTGTCCTTTGTCAGTGAACCTGTATTGACGACCTTCCTTTTTGGATGATAGCACTGAGTGTGTTCTTCACCTAAGATGTTGTGTATTTCCAAAGTAGAAAATTCAGTGTAAAGCTACAGCACAGTGGCCTTTTACATGGCCGTTGATGTACTGTCATAGCTCGTGTAAAGCTGTGCACCTTACACTTTGCAGAAGGGTGTGCTTAATAAGTATGTATCATTAATATCTTCTGTTTTATCTAAAAGTTCATGTGAATTTTGCATTCTATTCAAATATATGTACAGACGTTAATACTAAAATGTTTTTAGCTATTTCCTGTTATACAGCTCCCctttaccaaaaaacaaaacaaaaaaacttggaGTAAAATTGATACATTTGGAAGATGCTTATTCTGTGACTTTATGTGGTCCCTGGTATGCAGTCCCACTTTGAAAAGCACACCTGGAACATCTAAATAAATTCCAAGcatctttacaaatattttagatAGGAATTTTGTCCTAATAAGTAATGTTTGAAATGGGCTGTTGTGGGGAGGGCCCATTGATCATTGTAATCTCTCCAGATGGTATTCTGCAAGAGGGCTAGACCTTAAGTGAAGATCAGAGCTTTTTCCTTCTAAGGGTTTAACGTGTGTGCACCTCAGCTTCAAAGTGCGGGTGCAGTAAAGCGACGTAGTACTTCTGTGAAGGTGGGAATAGACCTTAAAATTTAACCTGTGTTGCCTGAGGACATTGAGATAGCTTTGTTAGTTGTAATTTTTCATAAGTTACTATGAAAAGTTAGTGTAGCTGTAGTAAAGTTGGTGGTAGATAATGATATTTGATTATGGTTATACATTTTCTGTGGATGCTTAATCACTGCCTCATAGAATTCAGGATCAGAGAGATAAATAAGATTTGAAAAGTATGAGGGACTGTGTAAATGTCAAGAACTATAATCATCTGTAATGtggcatttataattttaatattcaaTTATTTATGTAACTgcttttcctcaaaaaactagagTTGCTGAGAGCATGAACTACATCTAGCACGATGCCTGATACACAGGCAATAGTCAATATAGTTCTTTCGCTTGCCTTTGGAGATGTGGTCATCTTTAGATTTTGATCTTCCTTGGCTGTGAAATGACCTGCACCTTGTTACTCACTCAGAGACTTGGAGGAGGCCTTAGAGATGGGTGTGGACTGGTCCCTAAGGGAAGGCTATGCCTGGGCTGAAGACAAGGAGCACTGTGAGGAGTACGGAAGGATGCTGCAAGCCGACCCCAGTAAGGTCTCTGCCAGGGCCAAGAAAAGAGGCCTTCCCCAGGTAGCGCTTGCTTTGCAGGGGAAATGTTcagttttttcatattttgttttttttgggaggaagaaaaaaatctgtcttcCATGTAGTAAATATACcccagctgggcctccctggtggcgcagtggttgagggtccgcctgccgatgcaggggacacgggttcgtgccccgatcccggaggatcccacatgccgcggagcggctgggcccgcgagccatggccgcggggcctgtgtgtccggagcctgtgctccgcaacgggagaggccacagcggtgagaggcccgcgtacagcaaaaaaaaaaaaaaaaaaaaaatatacccCAGCTTTTTTCACatcaaaaggaacacaaatttgtttgtttatgcttcattcttaatcttttaaaaagctatcAGGAGCTTGCAGAtgttcataaaataaaacaagatatcATGAATTAGAAGTGGATGGGAGGAAAATGGGATATGATTATAAGGCTTAAAATATATACCAAAATTGCATATGTACAAACTttgacaatctacagatttggcTGAAAGTTTTCTAGCATCCAAGATGACAACAGATACCTTGTCGGTTCATGGTATCCATGAGATAAAAATATACCAGATGTTTGAAATTTACAGCAAATTGTGATGGCTTTGCCACTAATtcactgtgaccttgggcaagtctcttttGCCTGTCTGGGTCTCATTTTCTCATCCGAAAATTGCGATAGTTAAAACTAAGCAGTCTCTAAGATTGTTCCAACGCTGCCATTCTTTGGGTCCGTAAAGCATCTGTTAGCTCCAGTTATGGGATATATTCTTCCAGTGATGGATAGTGGTAGGTGTCAGTGAACTCACAGATATTTCAAGAATCATTTGAACTTGGACTTTGTGTAAGAGTCAACATTCACCAGAGTTCACCCCAAAATTTGACCCTTCTCTCCATGATGTTTAAATTGTCCTGTGAGCCATTTGGTGGTTTTGAGTTTTCgtttatgatgcttttaatgtgctgtgccTCAAGCaaataatgatataataaatGCAGGAACTGGTCTACATTATTTTAGTTGTGTGGGATATTACTTTAAGTGAATGAAGCATTTCTAAGCTTAGAAGTTTTTTTGTTACACTATTTGTGTGGTTATCTTTTtggttttattggtttttttaaCCTATTTGCTTTGCAAATGGATTTTTTCAAACCTGAATAGCAGCTATTTTATCAGACATTCTCATATTTGCAGTTGGGGACTCTGGGAGCAGGCAACCACTATGCAGAAATCCAGGTTGTGGATGAGATTTTCAATGAGTATGCTGCTAAGAAAATGGGCATCGACCATAAGGGACAGGTGTGTGTGATGATCCACAGTGGAAGCAGAGGCTTGGGCCACCAAGTAGCCACAGGTATATTCTGGACCTAATTTTTGGCTTGGTGCTAAAATGTACATTTTGTGGGGAACCATATAGAGATTAAAGGGAGAAAGTGCTGGAACTGTACTGTGCAGGTTTTTACCCTGGTTTTCCTAACTAGCAGAAATTAACTTCACTGGTCCTTAACTTACTTgtctgaaaaaaatggaaataataattatttcataTGGTGTTGTCAAAGGCTCCAGTTACCATATTTACTCTTACAGGTTACTATTACTGTCTGGCCAAGAAAGAGCAGTAAAGACTTTAAATTGTAGAGTTTATGATATATGCAGGAATATGTTTTAGACACCTACCTGTACTGCAAGATTAGGTGTTATAGTGGATTCAGAAATGAAATAGCAAGGGCTCCGCCCTCAAATTGTCTCATGAGAGAGATGTCATGTTcattaagaagaaaaagtaaagacaGAAGGTATAGTAATTGATAAAATACTATGGAAGAGACAAAGTGTTTAGGGAAAAAATTTTAGAGATGACTTCATGGACACATAACATGTGCAGTTTGAACAGTcacacacacagaacattcaTGACCAAAAGACAGTGTGAACAAAAGCAGGAGGCAGGGAAATAGTAGAAAAGTCACTTTGGAATGTTTGTACAATGAGTGAAAGGATTTATGAATATAGGAAAAGTTATATAGACACATGGAAATTACTGTAAACTCTAAATTGCAATTATGGTTCATCCTTGTATGTACGTTTCATTCTATGGGAATCTAAAAATTTGTGCCAGCCTGGCCTGTTAGAATATTTTGTCTAGCAAATATATGGAGCATTGACTAGTATTCTGAACTTTCTACTGAGTTCTGCTCTACACTTTATCATGGATTTGATTTGCATGCAGAAGGTCTAGCAACTTATCTCCAATTCTCTTAAgtcactaaaaattatttttaaaaaccatgatgGCAATAAAACGTATTCTATTACTTCTCATTCATGCACATGCCAGGAAGGGAGTAACTCAGACCACCTTCCATTCCCCTTGCAAGTCCTGGAGGGCAGGTGTTCTCTTTGGAGCCTGCATATATTGTGTCACATAGCTCTGACAGAAGATTCTCAGTAAATATATCTTGACCAATAAATAGATGAGCTCAGAAACACTTTAAAGGGAAAATGgtattttacttgtttctttgtaGAATGGTTTTGAATCTAGCCCACCTTTCTGCAGTAAATCTGAATTATAAAGGGAAAGCTGGCTGGTTTGGACTTGTTGCGCTCTCTCCTTTCAGATGCACTGGTAGCTATGGAAAAAGCCATGAAGAGAGACAAGATTATAGTCAATGACCGTCAGTTGGCTTGTGCTCGAATCGCTTCCGCAGAGGGTCAGGACTACCTGAAGGGAATGGCAGCGGCCGGGAACTATGCCTGGGTCAACCGCTCTTCCATGACCTTCTTAACCCGTCAGGTACAGTTGAGGTTGCTTGTCTGTTCCCAGTTATACATGATgaagttaagtaatttaaaacataGTGTATTCAAATCTAAGCCTGTAGAATTTGGTTTGGGAAATGTATGTTAATAGATATTCAGAATACTGGCGAAGTGTCCAAGCTTTCGGTGTGTCCTTAAGCTAACTCAGCAGGGTATcaggagaggggagaagagaagcCAGAATTATTCCTAGAATTTGCCTTGAGCAGCGGAGAGGGTAGAAGTGCCGTTCACTGACATTCAGAAGGCTGAAGAAGAAGCACCTCTGACGGGTTCGGTCAAGACTAGTTGGAACTTATGGAGTGGCGTTTGCTCTGTGGTCTAAAGACAGTTTTTGTCCTTTACATGAAGGTTAATAATTCTGCTATTTTTGAATTCTTAAATCCCTCACTCCCTTCCAGCAGACCTTCCAGAATCAATAAGATAAGTTCTGAAGAGCTGGTTCTGCCACTTTTAACGTAAGCTTTTTCTCTTAGGCTTTTGCCAAGGTCTTCAACACAACCCCTGATGACTTGGACCTACATGTGATCTATGATGTTTCTCACAATATTGCCAAAGTAGAACAGCATGTGGTGGATGGAAAGGAACGGACTCTGTTAGTACACAGGAAGGGATCCACCCGAGCTTTCCCTCCTCACCATCCCCTCATTGCGGTTGATTATCAAGTACGTACTGAGCCATTTGTGGTTTTAAGCAGTGGGGGCATGATTTAGACTGTTCTAAATATGTAAGAATTTAAACAGGAAAGCAGCAATTGTGAAAAGAAAACAGTCTGTCATCCATGAGAACAGTGATTTCCAGTCTTCTCTGAAGCATGACTCCCCCCATCATCTGTGCTTGCAGTGTGCTGTAGTGCTGCATGGAGAATATTCTACTCCATTAAGATACACTAAGATTATCTTTTTAAGGCCTTTGAATGATTAGAAGACAGGATTAAGATTAAACTCAGTCTGTTTCATTCCTCTTATCCTTTTGGTGTCTGGCTGTGATAGAGTTAGAAAGACCCTTAACCtactatttcacagatgaggaaacaagcctGAGAGGGCAGATGGCTTGCTCGGGATGGTTCTTCCTAAAAACACTTCACTACACATTTGAGTTTTGCTTTGCTCTTACCTTCAGTCTGTCTTCTGCTGCCTTCCTGGTCCTCACatttttcctcccatcctcttcccttccctctcaaCTATCAAAGAATCAAAATAATATCTTAATATAGTTGTGAGTGCAGTGCATTTAAAGGCCCTGGTTTCTCCACGGTCCTCCAATGCAAGAGGAAATTTAAATCTCAGACATAGAAAGCTCttgcttttctaaattttaaCACGTTTGATTTGTGTGCTTCCTCAGCTCACTGGACAACCTGTGCTCATTGGCGGCACCATGGGAACCTGTAGCTATGTTCTCACTGGCACTGAGCAGGGCATGACAGAGACCTTTGGAACAACTTGTCATGGAGCGGTGagttatgaaaacagaaacttaCTTAGAAATGTTCTCTTCAGTGTAGTCATTGTTTTGCATTTTGACAGGTAAATGTACTTGGTTGAGCATTAACAAAGTTGAGGTTTGGGTTTGTCTTGTCTTCTACCTGAATTTTTCCCCGTAATATATACTGTCTAGTGAACTAACTGAGGACACCAAGTATCTCGACCTTAGTGGGGTCATTGTACGGCCAGGGACTATTCCTCAACTCTGTGAGTCCACAAAATCCAGATTGAGAAATTATCACACTAGCATGACTGATAAAACTTTACCTGATGCAAATTTACATCACAGTGTATCTCAGTGATTCACAGACCTAGCCATTAGCATAATTTGTTCCTTACTGGGTGGGTCCACTCGAGATTTGGAGGATATGCACCATTTTGCAAATCAGGACCCATGTGTAGACTGCACACCTATTTCAATATATTGCCTCTTCTAAGCCAGAGGTTGATAAACTTTCTATAAAgcaccagacagtaaatattttaggcttttgggGCCGTAAGATCTCTGTAGCAGCTATTCTATCGTGCCATTTTAGTagaaaagcagccatagacaatatataaacaaataggtATTGCTATGTgctaataaaactgtatttacaaaaacaggtaataggccagatttggcccacaaACCAGTTTTCCAACTGCTCTTCTAAGCCATCAAAGTTCTTAGCTGGTGATGGAGTGGAAAATAGAAACTGTCTATGATACCTTCTCAGTAGGACAGACCCTCACATATATATTAACCctactttttttcctctgatcctttttcattttcagttgccTCCCAACTCCTAACTTTAACCCAGTGATCAAAACCATCTCCCCACACACATTAGCAGTGTCTCAGGGCATTTTCTGTTgttgcagtgggggaggggaattgtgctattggcatctagtgggtagagggcaAGGATGCCGCTAAACATCTTATAACGTATGGGACAGTCCCCACAACAGTTACCTCATCCAAGATGTCAGTAAGTGCTAAGGTGGAGAAACTGTTTTAAACCACAAAGAGCACAAAGTTTTTGTGATGATAGACATACTGATTACaattttaaattaacatatttatatgtaattgACAATTAATAGTGATTAGATACACAAAACTAAGTCTTTAAATGCTAAATGCTTTGTAGATGTAAATTTGTCTTCCAAAAGGATGAGTCTTAAAAAGCACATTACAGTGTTGATTAAATAGAAAAGg is a window encoding:
- the RTCB gene encoding RNA-splicing ligase RtcB homolog, which translates into the protein MSRNYNDELQFLEKVNKSCWRIKKGFVPNMQVEGVFYVNDALEKLMFEELRNACRGGGVGGFLPAMKQIGNVAALPGIVHRSIGLPDVHSGYGFAIGNMAAFDMNDPEAVVSPGGVGFDINCGVRLLRTNLDESDVQPVKEQLAQAMFDHIPVGVGSKGVIPMNAKDLEEALEMGVDWSLREGYAWAEDKEHCEEYGRMLQADPSKVSARAKKRGLPQLGTLGAGNHYAEIQVVDEIFNEYAAKKMGIDHKGQVCVMIHSGSRGLGHQVATDALVAMEKAMKRDKIIVNDRQLACARIASAEGQDYLKGMAAAGNYAWVNRSSMTFLTRQAFAKVFNTTPDDLDLHVIYDVSHNIAKVEQHVVDGKERTLLVHRKGSTRAFPPHHPLIAVDYQLTGQPVLIGGTMGTCSYVLTGTEQGMTETFGTTCHGAGRALSRAKSRRNLDFQDVLDKLADMGIAIRVASPKLVMEEAPESYKNVTDVVNTCHDAGISKKAIKLRPIAVIKG